In Erythrobacter sp. F6033, a single genomic region encodes these proteins:
- a CDS encoding DUF2256 domain-containing protein has translation MGKMRKKSDLPSKICATCGLPFTWRKKWERDWDSVRYCSERCRRSKSKP, from the coding sequence ATGGGAAAAATGCGTAAAAAGTCGGATCTGCCTTCGAAGATTTGCGCGACCTGCGGCTTGCCTTTCACTTGGCGCAAGAAGTGGGAACGGGATTGGGATAGCGTGCGCTATTGCTCGGAACGCTGTCGGCGTTCAAAAAGCAAACCATGA
- a CDS encoding DNA polymerase III subunit chi: protein MKIDFWQLSRDPADTVCTLIAQRVLDSGERLLVVSKDAAQREAISKALWKRGSTAFLANGEAGSDGDDRQPILLSDKTEAANSASHIIYADGEYREAEGFARTFLLFDDASLEAARATWRSLDGIDGLERSFFRQDGGKWVKVA, encoded by the coding sequence ATGAAGATCGATTTCTGGCAGCTTTCGCGTGATCCTGCGGACACGGTGTGCACTTTAATTGCGCAGCGCGTGCTTGATTCCGGTGAGCGGCTGCTGGTCGTTAGCAAGGATGCCGCACAGCGTGAGGCGATTTCCAAGGCTCTGTGGAAGCGCGGGTCGACCGCGTTTCTTGCCAATGGCGAAGCGGGCAGCGACGGGGATGATCGCCAGCCTATATTGCTTTCTGATAAAACCGAGGCTGCGAATTCTGCGAGCCACATCATCTATGCCGATGGCGAATATCGTGAGGCGGAAGGTTTCGCGCGCACATTCCTGCTGTTTGATGATGCAAGTCTGGAGGCGGCGCGTGCCACGTGGCGTTCGCTTGACGGTATCGATGGCCTTGAACGCTCCTTTTTCCGTCAGGATGGCGGCAAATGGGTGAAAGTCGCCTGA
- the ndk gene encoding nucleoside-diphosphate kinase: MAVTRTFSIIKPDATKRNLTGAVTKMLEEAGLRVVASKRIHMTREQAEGFYAVHSERPFFGELVDFMMSEPVVVQVLEGEDAVTRNRDIMGATNPADAAEGTIRKELALSIGENTVHGSDSEENAKIEIDFFFSADEIVG, translated from the coding sequence ATGGCGGTTACCCGCACCTTTTCGATCATCAAGCCTGACGCGACAAAGCGTAACCTGACCGGTGCCGTCACCAAAATGCTCGAAGAAGCCGGCCTTCGTGTCGTCGCTTCCAAGCGTATTCACATGACTCGCGAGCAAGCCGAAGGCTTTTACGCTGTCCACTCAGAGCGTCCGTTCTTCGGTGAGCTCGTCGACTTCATGATGAGCGAGCCAGTTGTTGTGCAGGTTCTTGAAGGTGAAGACGCCGTAACCCGCAACCGCGACATCATGGGCGCGACCAACCCTGCGGACGCTGCCGAAGGCACCATTCGTAAGGAACTGGCGCTTTCGATCGGTGAAAACACCGTACACGGCAGCGACAGCGAAGAAAACGCGAAGATCGAAATCGACTTCTTCTTCTCGGCAGACGAAATCGTCGGCTAA
- a CDS encoding metallophosphoesterase, whose amino-acid sequence MTLSQRIGITLAAGCVTILSACSEAPQDAEGEALFVEGETAGSGTPLTGKFVHLSDIHFSPYYNDKHLIVQNLPVEEWKQHFDASDKPTLDRKYDSNFALMMSALSEAAAQEHDFVLYTGDYLAHDFREHAEAKTWVRHPRTSKPVDDPVEFAAKTVEFVNLMIEESFPDTPIVAALGNNDAGCGDYNLRVGGEFLKDLGPDMPTLTESEAKDFVNSGFYSVTHPTVPDTDFLVLGTFWSHSFPDTGRGCGNMPDDPGTAQKNWLTKTLSPADEDAAKRNAILLMHIPPGIDGYSGGKQWHDRFESAFETTVPRATRPIVGAYAGHTHMDEMRVLSNEGGAYLAVRVAPSVTTYNGNLPSFTVANYDTSTGAMTDYEVHSYRPDSSGGNSWQSEYRFSQAYKLNGFTPANIGTIAARIQDNDDTSGARAAYLQYYSAKDRQSGGSNWKQIICATSHTDAQKFWDCVGDVHR is encoded by the coding sequence ATGACACTATCTCAACGCATTGGAATAACACTTGCCGCAGGTTGCGTGACAATATTGTCAGCTTGTAGCGAAGCGCCGCAAGATGCCGAGGGAGAAGCCCTTTTCGTAGAAGGCGAAACGGCAGGTTCAGGCACTCCGCTAACGGGGAAATTTGTTCATCTGAGCGATATTCACTTCAGCCCGTACTATAACGACAAGCATCTGATCGTTCAGAATTTGCCAGTTGAAGAGTGGAAGCAACATTTCGATGCGAGCGATAAACCCACGCTCGATCGCAAATATGACAGCAACTTTGCCTTGATGATGTCTGCGCTGAGCGAGGCCGCGGCGCAGGAGCACGATTTTGTGCTCTATACTGGTGACTATCTTGCGCATGATTTCCGCGAACATGCCGAGGCAAAAACATGGGTCAGACATCCGCGAACGTCCAAGCCGGTCGATGATCCCGTGGAATTCGCAGCGAAGACAGTCGAGTTTGTCAATCTCATGATCGAAGAGAGTTTTCCCGACACTCCGATAGTCGCGGCGCTGGGCAACAATGATGCGGGCTGCGGCGACTATAACCTGCGGGTGGGAGGAGAATTTCTCAAAGATCTGGGTCCGGATATGCCGACCCTTACAGAATCCGAAGCGAAGGATTTCGTCAATTCAGGGTTTTACAGCGTGACGCACCCGACAGTGCCAGACACCGACTTCCTCGTCCTCGGGACGTTTTGGTCCCATTCTTTTCCTGACACAGGTCGTGGATGCGGCAACATGCCCGATGATCCGGGAACAGCGCAGAAAAACTGGCTCACAAAAACCCTATCACCCGCTGATGAGGACGCCGCGAAACGCAACGCGATTTTGCTCATGCATATTCCACCTGGAATTGATGGCTATAGCGGCGGCAAACAATGGCATGACCGTTTTGAAAGCGCCTTTGAAACGACTGTGCCCAGGGCCACGCGGCCAATCGTCGGCGCTTATGCAGGTCATACCCACATGGATGAGATGCGAGTCCTTTCCAACGAGGGGGGAGCCTATCTTGCCGTCCGGGTCGCGCCATCTGTTACGACATATAACGGAAATCTGCCCTCATTCACCGTCGCCAATTATGACACCTCGACCGGGGCGATGACCGATTATGAAGTGCACAGCTATCGTCCCGACAGCAGCGGGGGTAATTCTTGGCAAAGCGAATACCGTTTCAGCCAAGCGTACAAGTTGAACGGCTTTACGCCCGCAAATATCGGCACAATCGCCGCTCGCATTCAGGATAACGATGACACTTCCGGTGCGCGTGCGGCGTACCTGCAATATTACAGCGCCAAAGACCGCCAGAGCGGTGGGTCAAACTGGAAGCAGATCATCTGCGCGACATCACACACCGACGCCCAAAAATTCTGGGACTGCGTGGGCGATGTGCATCGATGA
- a CDS encoding sulfotransferase, with amino-acid sequence MVPERSHPLARAPIIDKSNGWLEQAWSKGWLPPPSLDPDDLWHSATKNLGDRAKDAEAAARSSEDVADFRLRLEKLVAAIENEADLNPMGRTMAWGQLTRVIKNRVRFGALWSKKPHLLETQLAPPIIVIGHMRSGTTRIHKLLAADPAHSATRYCDAMHPVPSIPDLRRIKGAFDLMMMRRINPWIDVIHPMASGAVEEELGWIAAALNHSIYEAQWHIPSYTAFSEARDPAPIYREFSRMLRSDAAHRGLANRPRVFKVPAFSEDLATLLAQFPDAKLVLAERDSEAVLRSAVSLVANQMAIQCDTCDLEWIEQEWRRKLALREDRMASALANWKGPVARLHFDALNADWEGEITRTYSTLGMDLTPDALRAMQSQMLESQSGRHVAHADQLARFSQK; translated from the coding sequence GTGGTTCCAGAACGATCCCACCCCCTTGCCCGAGCACCGATCATCGACAAATCCAATGGCTGGCTTGAACAGGCATGGAGCAAAGGGTGGCTTCCTCCGCCCTCTCTCGATCCAGATGATCTTTGGCATTCGGCTACCAAAAATCTGGGTGATCGAGCCAAGGATGCTGAAGCAGCCGCGCGTTCGTCTGAGGATGTTGCCGACTTCCGCCTCCGTCTGGAAAAGCTGGTCGCTGCGATTGAAAACGAAGCCGACCTGAACCCGATGGGACGGACGATGGCGTGGGGTCAGCTAACCCGAGTCATCAAAAACAGGGTTCGGTTTGGCGCGTTATGGTCGAAAAAGCCGCATCTACTCGAAACCCAACTCGCTCCGCCAATCATTGTGATCGGCCATATGCGCAGCGGAACGACGCGCATTCACAAGCTGCTCGCGGCAGACCCGGCGCACTCGGCCACTCGGTATTGCGATGCGATGCATCCTGTGCCGAGCATTCCCGATCTCCGCCGGATCAAAGGCGCATTTGACCTTATGATGATGCGACGGATCAATCCCTGGATTGACGTGATCCACCCCATGGCAAGCGGCGCAGTTGAGGAAGAACTTGGTTGGATCGCAGCGGCTCTCAACCATTCGATCTATGAAGCGCAGTGGCACATCCCGTCTTACACAGCCTTCTCCGAAGCACGCGACCCTGCACCGATTTACCGCGAATTCTCACGTATGCTGCGCAGCGATGCGGCTCATCGCGGGCTCGCAAATCGCCCCCGCGTGTTTAAGGTTCCTGCTTTCTCAGAAGACCTCGCGACGCTTCTTGCGCAATTTCCGGACGCCAAGCTGGTTCTTGCGGAGCGTGATAGCGAAGCCGTGTTGCGCAGCGCGGTATCGCTAGTGGCCAACCAGATGGCGATCCAATGCGACACCTGTGATCTTGAATGGATTGAACAGGAATGGCGCCGCAAACTGGCGCTTCGCGAAGACCGCATGGCTTCGGCGCTCGCGAACTGGAAAGGCCCAGTTGCCCGCTTGCATTTCGATGCGCTCAACGCCGATTGGGAAGGTGAAATCACGCGCACCTACAGCACGCTGGGCATGGATCTGACACCAGACGCGCTGAGAGCAATGCAGTCGCAGATGTTAGAGAGCCAGTCGGGCCGTCACGTTGCACATGCAGACCAATTGGCCCGCTTTTCCCAAAAGTAA
- the purN gene encoding phosphoribosylglycinamide formyltransferase, with translation MADAASQRAKVAIFISGSGTNMAALLYASLLDDSAYEVVLVASNKADAGGLEIAAAEGVETFVHSHKGHSREAHDAAMEDALIESGAQYLVLAGYMRILSDEFVRRWEGRILNIHPSLLPKYKGLDTYARAIAAGDSHAGASVHVVTPELDAGEVLAQARVAIREGETPETLAGRVKFAEHQLYPRAVADYVSRGLNPDYLLGRVSELALALPETHSRESHGAPGFRVGSEKAGKFFAYFSDRHHGSEHIALLVKTSGMDEMLGLIEAQPDVYFKPAFYGASGWIGLILNRADVDWTHVEEWLMRSWRSVAPARITKLQDAADMF, from the coding sequence TTGGCTGACGCAGCCTCTCAACGGGCCAAGGTCGCGATCTTCATTTCCGGCAGCGGCACCAATATGGCCGCCCTGCTTTACGCCAGCCTGTTGGATGACAGCGCTTACGAAGTTGTGCTAGTCGCCAGTAACAAGGCGGATGCGGGTGGCCTCGAAATCGCTGCAGCCGAGGGCGTCGAGACTTTCGTTCATTCGCACAAAGGCCATTCGCGAGAGGCGCATGACGCCGCGATGGAAGACGCGCTGATCGAATCGGGTGCGCAATATCTGGTCCTCGCGGGCTATATGCGCATTCTCTCGGACGAGTTTGTGCGCCGGTGGGAAGGACGCATCCTCAACATCCACCCTTCGCTGCTTCCCAAGTACAAAGGGCTGGACACATATGCGCGCGCAATAGCAGCCGGAGACAGCCATGCAGGCGCGAGCGTCCATGTCGTAACACCGGAGCTGGATGCAGGCGAAGTGCTGGCTCAGGCGCGCGTCGCGATCCGAGAAGGTGAGACACCGGAAACTCTGGCCGGACGGGTAAAGTTTGCAGAGCATCAACTCTACCCCCGCGCCGTCGCCGATTACGTCTCTCGCGGGCTCAACCCAGATTACTTGCTTGGCCGCGTGAGCGAACTCGCGCTTGCCTTGCCGGAAACGCATAGCCGCGAAAGCCACGGCGCACCGGGATTTCGCGTCGGCAGCGAAAAAGCAGGCAAGTTCTTCGCCTATTTCAGCGACCGGCATCATGGCAGCGAGCATATCGCCTTGCTCGTCAAGACAAGCGGCATGGACGAAATGCTGGGCCTGATCGAAGCGCAGCCGGACGTTTACTTCAAACCCGCATTCTATGGAGCGAGCGGCTGGATCGGCCTTATCCTCAACCGTGCCGATGTGGATTGGACGCATGTTGAAGAGTGGCTCATGCGCAGTTGGCGCAGCGTCGCACCTGCGAGGATAACGAAACTTCAAGACGCTGCGGATATGTTCTGA
- the purM gene encoding phosphoribosylformylglycinamidine cyclo-ligase — MTSDTPSSGKSGSSGYTYADAGVSIDAGNALVRAIAPLAKATARPGATSDLGGFGGFFDPKAAGYEDPLLVAANDGVGTKLKLAIDHDRHDSVGIDLVAMCVNDLIVQGAEPLFFLDYFATGHLENGVAERVVAGIADGCKQAGCALIGGETAEMPGMYSDGDYDLAGFCVGAVERGEQLTGEKVAPGNVLLGLASSGVHSNGYSLVRRLASDFGWKLDRPALFDQDRLLIDILIEPTRIYVKSLLPLIRDGSINGLAHITGGGLLENIPRILPDGAHAMVDADSWDQPRLMAFLQAQGNIEPSEMARTFNCGVGMVLAVEADKADAVAAHLTEAGETVVRVGTIEAGETGCTVSGSQGTWSATSDWEATHLG; from the coding sequence ATGACTTCTGACACACCTTCAAGCGGGAAAAGCGGCTCATCTGGCTATACCTATGCTGATGCAGGCGTATCGATTGACGCGGGTAACGCGCTTGTTCGGGCTATCGCTCCGTTGGCAAAAGCAACGGCGCGTCCGGGCGCGACAAGCGATCTGGGCGGGTTCGGCGGATTTTTCGATCCGAAAGCTGCTGGTTACGAAGATCCGTTGCTGGTCGCGGCCAATGACGGTGTTGGCACCAAGCTGAAGCTCGCTATCGATCACGATCGGCACGACAGCGTCGGCATTGATCTGGTCGCGATGTGCGTCAACGATCTGATCGTTCAGGGCGCAGAGCCTTTGTTCTTCCTCGACTATTTCGCCACAGGGCATCTCGAAAACGGCGTTGCCGAACGGGTCGTCGCGGGCATTGCCGATGGCTGTAAGCAAGCAGGCTGCGCGTTGATTGGCGGCGAAACAGCCGAAATGCCCGGCATGTATTCCGATGGTGACTATGATCTGGCCGGGTTCTGCGTCGGCGCTGTCGAGCGCGGCGAACAGCTGACAGGCGAAAAGGTCGCGCCGGGGAATGTCTTGCTCGGCCTTGCTTCATCGGGCGTGCATTCAAACGGCTATTCTCTGGTGCGCAGGCTCGCGAGTGATTTCGGCTGGAAGCTCGATCGCCCGGCTCTTTTTGATCAAGATCGCCTGCTGATCGACATTCTGATCGAACCAACGCGAATATACGTGAAGAGCCTACTGCCCCTAATTCGGGACGGTTCCATCAACGGCCTTGCCCACATCACTGGCGGCGGCCTGCTGGAAAACATCCCGCGCATCCTGCCCGATGGCGCGCATGCCATGGTGGATGCCGATAGCTGGGATCAGCCGCGCCTGATGGCGTTTTTGCAAGCGCAAGGGAATATCGAGCCATCCGAAATGGCTCGCACGTTCAATTGCGGTGTCGGGATGGTGCTCGCGGTGGAAGCAGATAAGGCAGACGCAGTTGCAGCCCACCTGACCGAAGCCGGAGAAACCGTTGTGCGCGTGGGCACAATCGAGGCAGGCGAAACCGGCTGCACCGTTAGCGGTTCACAAGGAACATGGTCCGCGACCAGCGATTGGGAAGCGACGCACCTTGGCTGA
- a CDS encoding heavy-metal-associated domain-containing protein, with protein MAPAWLRRFAAAIIALALLGGGYAFVLAQVSGERGIAPTASSSDVEVRGIEVDERGDNAEDAREKAWRKAQREAWSRVDGPPVSDGQLASMVSSIVIQRERIGPKRYIATLGVIFDRQRAARYLGGASTARSSAPMLLIPVTASAGAYTTFEVRNPWQRAWAEFNPGTSRIDYVRPTGAGGDSLLLTYGQTGRRSRAWWRSTLDQFGAADALTPIARLEYQFPGGPVTGTFTTRYGPDSRVLETFELTAESPAQLPAMLGQAVERMDATYEAALASGKLQPDPTLRIGGSGDLDPAIARLIEVGRAIQAREAAARAAAAAANNPAGTEQPGVPGPPPATTSNFVVQFATPDASAFDAALSGVRGAGGVRGLSVTSTAIGGTSVMSVSYAGSLDQLAAALRARGFAVNQGANALAISR; from the coding sequence ATGGCGCCTGCGTGGTTGCGGCGGTTTGCAGCGGCGATCATTGCGCTCGCGTTGCTGGGCGGCGGATATGCTTTCGTGTTGGCGCAAGTTTCCGGCGAACGCGGCATCGCGCCAACGGCGTCGTCCTCAGATGTCGAAGTGCGCGGTATCGAGGTAGATGAACGCGGTGACAATGCCGAGGACGCGCGAGAGAAAGCGTGGCGAAAGGCGCAGCGTGAGGCGTGGAGCCGTGTGGATGGCCCACCTGTTTCCGATGGCCAACTGGCCAGCATGGTTTCTTCAATCGTGATTCAGCGCGAGCGGATTGGCCCCAAACGTTACATTGCGACTCTCGGGGTGATTTTCGATCGGCAGCGAGCGGCGCGGTATCTTGGCGGAGCGTCGACCGCGCGTTCATCGGCTCCGATGCTGCTCATTCCGGTCACTGCAAGCGCGGGCGCCTACACCACATTTGAAGTGCGCAATCCGTGGCAGCGGGCTTGGGCGGAGTTCAATCCGGGAACGAGCCGAATCGACTATGTGCGGCCAACGGGTGCAGGCGGTGATTCGCTTTTGCTTACATACGGTCAAACCGGACGTCGCAGCCGTGCGTGGTGGCGCTCGACCCTCGACCAATTCGGCGCGGCTGATGCGCTGACGCCAATCGCTCGGTTAGAATACCAATTCCCCGGCGGGCCAGTCACCGGCACATTCACGACACGCTATGGCCCGGACAGCCGCGTGCTTGAAACGTTCGAACTGACCGCAGAAAGCCCGGCTCAATTGCCTGCAATGCTGGGTCAAGCGGTCGAACGGATGGATGCCACATATGAAGCCGCGCTCGCCTCTGGAAAGCTGCAGCCTGATCCCACATTGCGGATCGGTGGCTCTGGCGATCTCGATCCGGCGATTGCGCGCTTGATCGAAGTTGGCCGCGCGATCCAAGCGCGCGAAGCCGCCGCGAGGGCTGCAGCCGCAGCCGCCAACAATCCGGCAGGCACAGAGCAGCCGGGCGTGCCCGGACCGCCGCCAGCCACGACCTCTAACTTTGTGGTGCAGTTTGCCACGCCGGATGCGTCCGCTTTCGACGCCGCGCTGTCTGGTGTTCGCGGGGCGGGCGGTGTCCGCGGTCTATCGGTCACAAGCACTGCGATTGGCGGCACTTCGGTGATGAGTGTCAGCTATGCCGGGTCGCTTGATCAGCTTGCGGCGGCGCTGCGGGCGCGCGGGTTTGCCGTCAATCAGGGTGCAAACGCGCTCGCGATCAGCCGATAA
- a CDS encoding ATPase, translating to MAKASKPSLQTALPLPPACKGEAQRIVVGNANAHVIEALRDPASWPFHTAVLTGPERSGKTLLGRWAEGQGIAVIDGADALDEDDLFHRWNASQKGGSKAGEPLLIIADMQPWEIALPDLASRLGGSLQLQIGEPDDEMAAQMIEALAQQRGLSLAEGAAEYLVPRTERSFAALEKLVATIDRISLERQTPATMSVWRSALEALQGPEQQKLF from the coding sequence ATGGCGAAGGCTTCGAAACCATCCTTGCAAACGGCTTTGCCGCTGCCTCCGGCCTGCAAAGGTGAGGCGCAGCGCATCGTCGTCGGCAACGCCAATGCGCATGTGATTGAGGCGCTGCGCGATCCGGCAAGTTGGCCTTTCCACACCGCAGTGCTGACCGGGCCCGAGCGGTCTGGCAAAACTTTGCTGGGCCGATGGGCTGAGGGGCAGGGGATTGCCGTGATCGATGGCGCTGATGCGTTGGATGAAGACGATCTGTTCCACCGCTGGAACGCCAGCCAGAAAGGCGGGTCTAAAGCGGGTGAGCCCTTATTGATCATCGCCGATATGCAGCCATGGGAAATCGCGCTGCCCGATCTTGCGTCGCGTTTGGGTGGTTCGTTGCAGCTTCAGATTGGCGAACCCGATGATGAGATGGCTGCGCAAATGATCGAAGCTTTAGCGCAGCAGCGCGGGCTATCACTGGCGGAGGGCGCCGCCGAATACCTTGTGCCTCGCACAGAGCGCAGCTTCGCCGCGTTGGAGAAGCTCGTCGCGACGATTGATCGCATAAGCCTTGAACGTCAGACGCCGGCTACCATGTCTGTTTGGCGCTCGGCTCTGGAAGCTTTGCAAGGGCCCGAACAACAAAAGCTGTTCTAG
- the epsC gene encoding serine O-acetyltransferase EpsC: MFDRLKSYLDSIQARDPAPRSRWEVLLYPGVLAVGFHRVAHWLFEAKLYFLARFVNHTARFLTAIDIHPGATIGKNFFIDHGFTVIGETAEIGDNVTIYQCVTLGGTNPTNGQGGKRHPTIEDNVIIGSGAQVIGPITVGERARVGANAIVMDDVPSGATMVGLKARSTLVPADEWIKEFIPYGTPNCEDAEGNRVDCIEKLEGELAAMRAEINALKAAAKPPEQVSLDLDPKKSGTGS; the protein is encoded by the coding sequence ATGTTCGACCGTCTGAAAAGCTATCTGGACTCGATCCAGGCCCGCGACCCCGCACCGCGCTCTCGTTGGGAAGTGCTGCTTTATCCTGGTGTTCTGGCGGTAGGTTTTCACCGCGTTGCGCACTGGCTGTTTGAAGCAAAGCTCTATTTTCTCGCGCGCTTCGTCAATCACACGGCGCGTTTCCTGACCGCGATCGACATTCATCCCGGTGCGACAATCGGCAAGAATTTCTTCATCGATCATGGCTTTACCGTGATTGGAGAGACTGCAGAGATCGGTGATAATGTCACGATCTATCAATGCGTGACACTGGGCGGCACCAACCCGACCAACGGGCAGGGTGGCAAACGTCACCCGACGATTGAGGATAATGTGATTATCGGCTCCGGTGCGCAGGTCATTGGCCCGATCACCGTCGGCGAGCGCGCCCGTGTGGGTGCAAATGCGATTGTGATGGACGATGTGCCCTCTGGCGCGACGATGGTGGGGCTTAAAGCGCGTTCAACGCTGGTTCCGGCGGACGAATGGATCAAAGAGTTCATTCCTTACGGCACGCCCAATTGCGAAGACGCAGAGGGCAACCGTGTCGATTGCATCGAAAAGCTTGAAGGTGAACTCGCTGCGATGCGCGCTGAGATCAACGCGCTGAAAGCCGCAGCAAAGCCGCCCGAGCAGGTGTCGCTCGATCTCGATCCCAAAAAGAGCGGGACCGGTAGCTGA
- a CDS encoding DUF2794 domain-containing protein: MSSGIGASGSGQVVAFPGRNATQVGFERLELQRIMDLYGRMVVAGEWRDYAMDFDKHAACFAAFRRAAERPHTRLEKRPALRNKQGMWTLFGEHGQVLKRGSDLANVLAPVERRLVKAIDGD, from the coding sequence ATGAGTTCAGGCATCGGCGCGAGCGGGTCCGGACAGGTCGTCGCGTTTCCCGGTAGAAATGCGACCCAGGTTGGCTTTGAGCGGCTGGAATTGCAGCGCATTATGGACCTGTATGGCCGCATGGTCGTGGCGGGTGAATGGCGCGATTATGCGATGGATTTCGACAAACATGCGGCGTGCTTTGCCGCCTTTCGCCGGGCCGCAGAACGCCCGCATACCCGTTTGGAAAAACGCCCTGCGCTGCGCAATAAGCAGGGCATGTGGACGCTATTTGGCGAACACGGTCAGGTTCTGAAACGTGGATCCGATCTGGCGAACGTCCTCGCCCCCGTCGAACGGCGCCTTGTAAAGGCGATCGACGGGGACTGA
- a CDS encoding DUF4328 domain-containing protein: MTTENEPDFERLALIASITKPIIVAAGAASLLAALVSALWLNGQWPDYSIIAWGLGSFEFIVLGSIALLVASYIAVSFWLYRAHTNLLASEMPGAITTGGWAIAWYAIPIANLFKPFQSMKELWTGSVDGMIDANETASGLLWAWWLTWLFGSLGGFGADYGWLDVAVFISTAISAGLLFIIVDRITKAQPSMSVTSTFE, translated from the coding sequence ATGACGACTGAGAATGAACCCGATTTTGAGCGGCTAGCTCTGATAGCTTCGATAACGAAGCCAATTATAGTTGCAGCTGGCGCCGCAAGCTTACTAGCCGCCTTGGTCTCAGCGCTGTGGCTAAATGGTCAATGGCCGGACTATTCGATCATCGCTTGGGGCCTTGGCAGTTTTGAATTCATTGTGCTGGGCAGCATCGCATTGCTCGTCGCCAGCTATATCGCGGTGAGCTTTTGGTTGTATCGGGCGCACACGAACCTGTTGGCATCGGAAATGCCGGGTGCGATCACGACAGGAGGATGGGCAATCGCGTGGTATGCGATTCCAATCGCGAACCTGTTCAAACCGTTTCAGTCCATGAAAGAGCTCTGGACGGGAAGCGTCGATGGCATGATCGATGCCAATGAAACTGCGTCAGGCTTGCTTTGGGCATGGTGGCTAACCTGGTTATTTGGCAGTCTCGGAGGCTTTGGTGCCGACTATGGCTGGTTGGATGTCGCCGTATTCATATCAACCGCGATATCAGCCGGGCTGCTGTTCATTATAGTGGATCGCATCACCAAAGCGCAGCCAAGTATGTCGGTCACCTCTACCTTTGAGTAG
- a CDS encoding DUF4328 domain-containing protein, whose product MKASNLRVPALVVTVLSWAVIAFSLIYAVTHTAWLVSYTQMMESPVMLAVGSFAALLNIFVYLPSIIAVLVWIYLAHSNLHRAGVEGLNYSPIWAALSFLVPVANLFVPFKAMRELANRSAGEPMELADADVDEVFSWWGCWIGSMVVGMVMAYTILVTIVPWLWMTTPFWANQVIVILASILTAGSAFFLIRVVKLVTDNQIDGASMASTFE is encoded by the coding sequence GTGAAAGCAAGCAATCTGCGCGTTCCGGCGCTTGTCGTCACCGTATTATCGTGGGCTGTGATCGCGTTTTCGCTAATCTACGCGGTGACGCATACTGCTTGGTTGGTGAGTTACACCCAAATGATGGAATCGCCGGTTATGCTGGCAGTGGGCAGCTTCGCCGCGTTGCTCAACATATTTGTCTATCTGCCATCCATTATCGCCGTGCTGGTCTGGATTTACCTCGCACACAGCAACCTTCACCGCGCTGGTGTCGAAGGGCTCAACTATTCACCGATCTGGGCCGCGCTTAGCTTTTTAGTGCCGGTCGCTAATCTGTTTGTCCCGTTCAAAGCCATGCGGGAACTGGCAAACCGCAGCGCGGGCGAACCGATGGAATTGGCAGACGCCGACGTCGACGAAGTCTTTAGCTGGTGGGGATGCTGGATCGGATCAATGGTTGTCGGCATGGTCATGGCGTACACCATTCTGGTCACGATTGTGCCGTGGCTCTGGATGACAACACCGTTCTGGGCAAATCAGGTCATTGTAATCCTTGCCAGCATTCTGACCGCAGGCTCAGCGTTCTTTCTGATCAGAGTTGTGAAGCTGGTTACTGACAATCAAATCGACGGCGCCAGCATGGCGAGCACGTTTGAGTAA